A stretch of DNA from Staphylococcus sp. KG4-3:
AAAGCCTGTTTCATCAAATCAATTACAAATTGATACCAAGCGATTAAATTTTAAGGATTTGGCAAAACCTCCTACTATTTTTATTCATATAGATAGTTTAATGGATATTATTCAGTCTGACTTTAATTCTAAATTCAGTTTTAAAGATTTAACTGATGCCTATGTATTAATTAATAATATTAAAAATCTCTCTTTAGAAAATTTAAGTCTCACTGGTATGATTGATTTTGTTGATTCACTATTCTCTGATTATATCGGTATCGCGCTAAGAATAAAATCTATGACACAGTTTGATTTTGTCGAAAGCTTAATATTACAATTTTTAAAATTTAAACCAAAATATGCAAAATATCAGCAGAATTACAATTTCCTAATTCTCTTTGATACCTCTCATTTATCATTAAACGAAGTTAATCGATTATATATTAAAATTAAAAATCTGAACTTTAATATAAAAATGGCTATTACCATCGAAGGTGTAATTAACCAGGTTAATTCTTTAAAAAATGCTTTCACACTACTCCACAGGTTTAACTTTGATTATCATTTTATCGATATAGAGCAAGCACAAGTTCGAAATTTATTAAATAAAAAAGGAGAGGGTTTTAATAATTCAATGAGTTATTACGATTACTTTAGTAAAGTAATCAAAGCTTCACATATTGATACATCAAAGTTTGTATACACAAAACTTACAAAGCAATGCTTCAAGTTTTACGAAGAAAGCCATCCTTTAGAAATAGCTGATTTAATGTGTCATATTCTTATCTTATTAAATAGAGGTTGCGGTGTAGGGTACGAATTAATGCGTAAAGAGAAAGCTGATGTCGCTTTGATGAATAGTCATGGCATTTATGAACCCCTAATGTATATATATCAATTCATTAGACATTTTATAGGCAAACCAGTTTCTATCCATAAAAACTTTATTATACTAAAGGAAAAAGAAGAAATTCATTTACTTTTATTCAATTCCATAAACCGTCGTACTTCACCAAAAGAAGTACTTAATCTTAGCTTAAAACAAACTATATTAAATTCAAAAGTCACATTGTTCATACAGACATTAAATCGAGAACATGGATTTATTGACTATGCATTACCACCTTCATTTAATGACATATATATTGAAAGATCATTATTACGATATATTGAACAATCCACTATACCAAAAGCAGAAATTAGACAGTTTACAGAATTTAAAAATAGCTTAGAATTTATTTTGCATCATGATGAACTAAAATATATTCGTATATTACCTTCTTAACTTTTCATATTTTAATTGCGTTAAACTTAACAAGTTTTAAAATATAGTAAAATACATTTAGCTAAAACATGGTTTGTACTTTCGATTGCGTAAATTAAATATTTTAGATATAACAGAAGAAAATAGATATAAAGGAGAATTATACTTTGAAAAGCAGTAAAGTGTTCGCAATTACTATAAGTGCATTAATGTTAATTATTGCTACTGTATTGATTATTATGATGTTGTCGAGTGGTCAAAAAGAAACTTATTATGGCTATATGAAAAATGAAACGACCGCCGATAAAATAATTAGTGAAAAAAATCATAAAATAGAAAATGATGTTAAATTACCGGCTGAATCAGGGTTTTCTCCTAAAAAAGGAGATTTCGTTAAGCTAATTAAAGCTGAAGGCGATGGCGCTTTTAGTAAAATGGAAGTTGTCGATCATGACGACATTCCTCATGGTTTAATGATGAAAATTCACGACATGGATAATAAGAAAGGCATGTAATCTTTGTACTATAACCTCAATGCAAAAACTCATACATGCACACCTCTAATAACATGATAATATATAAAAAAATGAGTTAGAGACAGAGACAAATTAATTGTCCCTGTCTCTAACTCATATATTAACAATGTATGCCTATTTATCTTTCGGCTTATAATCTTCCTTAAATTCGTTATGTTTAGCATCTTTGATATTTTTATTGGTTTCACTATCAAAACCTTGTACTAAAATACCTTTAAATGTACTAATTGGTTGCACTGTATACGTATGTTCTGAATCATCTTTAAATTTAACTTGCTTATAATATAAACCCTTTTTAGCACTATACAATGTTTTCTCGGATTCAATTTTTTCAGTTAAATTTTGTTCGTCCATATAATGATCTACTAGTTCTAAATTTTTATGCCCCTGATATGTTCTCATGCCAAAGAAAAATACAATAGCAATAATCAGTGACAACACTAATAGACCTATGATTTTAAAAAATGTTTTCATCATTAATCTCCTTTAGTTAAAACGATAACTTTCTAACTGATAAATGAGTAGTTACGCCCCTCATTAACGCTTTATTACACCTTTATTATATAATAAAACACATAATATTATTAGTATGACTTATTACAAATAATTTATAAAGTCATATAGACTTTTTGTAACAAAATCTCCTTAAATTAATTTCGAACATAAAATAATTTTTCATCTTCTAAAAGCATACTTTTTTAATTTAAAAGCACTTCTTATTACAGTACTTTTTCACTATATAGTTTCTAATTTAGTAAACGTTGATAAATATTATTTTTTTAATAGAAAGAGGTGCGCAACTGTTCCTTGACAACAACCATAGTTCATAATAAGGTTAAATTTCAAAAGGGGTGATTAAATGGAGGAAAAAGACAGCTACTTAGAAAGACAACTATGTTTTCTTTTTTATGTGTCTTCTAAAGAAATCATTAAGAAGTATACGTCTTACTTAAAAGAATTCGATTTAACATATACAGGCTATATTGTGCTACTTGCAATTAAGGTAGATGAAAAACTCAATATTAAAACGCTTGGTGAACGTGTTTATTTAGATTCAGGGACACTTACACCTTTACTTAAAAAACTTGAGAAAAAAGGCTATGTAACTAGAACACGTGAAATTGATGATGAGCGTAACCTACAGATTGCACTTACTGAAAAGGGTGCAAATGTTAAAGAACCACTCTCTAAAATATCAAAACGTGTGTTTAGCGAATTCGATATGGACATGGATGAAGCTATTAATCTAAAAGAAACATTACAACACTTCGTTAATAAACATTTTTCTAAAGATATTTAATCTGTTAGAGGTAAAGTTAAAGTTAGAAGTTCTAGTTTTCATGTTATTATTTTTGACTTTACTTTCCTCTTACTTAAATCTTTTTATTACGCCCCACCCCATCACAATTCCACCGATGTTACTCACTCAATTAAACTAATATTCAGCTCTTTTTTTATTTTCACATGGTTTGACTTTGACTTTCTTTGACTAATATATTATACTGTATTTGTAAGATAAAAGGAGAGGTGAATAGAGATGATACAAAGCACTAACAATCTTACTAAAGATTTATTAGAAAGTTTAGTCTCAGACCATCACAATTTCAAAGTAACTGTATATCAAGCACACGATAGCTATACAGTTGAAGCTGAACTTCCTGGTTATCAAAAAGATGATATTACTATTAATTTCGAACATAAAACATTAACTATACTAGCAAAACGTTCATCTGATTTAGAACAGCAAGGTACTTATTTAATTAACGAACGCAATTCTAATAAGCAAAGTAGACAGTTTATCTTTAAACATATAGACACAAATAAAATAAAAGCATCTATGAATGACGGCATCTTAACGATAAATCTGCCAATCAAGCAAACAAAAACACAAATTTCAATCGACTAAATCTAAAAATTTAAGGAGAGAGATATAATGGCTTTTGATAAAAAAACGTATAACAATCCATTTTTTGAAGGCGACGCAACTGAGTTATTTAGAGATTTTGGACGTCAATTTTTTGAAAACTTTCCTGAAACTTCAAGCATTAAATCAGATGTAAGAGAGTTAGATCGTGCCTTCATAATCGAAGCTGAACTCCCTGGTTTTAAAAAAGAAAATATTAGTTTACAATTTGAAAATGACACTTTAACAATTGAAGGTAAGCAATCAAATAATACTAAAGAACAAGAAGAAAACGTTCGCATCCTTCATCAAGAACGGGTTTATAGCGATGTTAAACGTCAATATCCTTTTGACAATATAGATGAAACTGCTATTAAAGCATCGTTTGAAAATGGTATATTAAACGTAACACTACCTAAAAAAGACCAAGAAGAACAGTCAGCATCCAATATTCAAATAGATTAATATAGTCATTTTATTGACTACTGATAATCTTTATAAGATAAATTTAAAAGCTGAAGTTAGATAATCCATCTAACTTCAGCTTTTTTTATAATGTCGGATTTAATTTTTCACGTTTCATAATATGAATCATGGTAACTAAAGCAATAACTCCGAATATAGCCAATAAGATAAAAGAGAAATGGCTTGTTCCAGTGATACTTGTTACATAAGCTATGACTAATGGTGGGAAGAAACCGCCTAAGCCTCCCATCATCGAAACAATACCATTAGCTGATCCAGCTTCTTTTCCAAAATAAGTTGGCACGAGCTTAAATATTAAGCCATTACCGACACCTGCGCACATACTAATAAGTAAACATCCAATTGTAAATAATAATATATGATCTGATAAACCTAGCGTAATTGCACCTATAATCATTAATATAAAGTCGCAGATTAGTAAAGTTACAGCATTAAACTTATCTCCTAACACTCCTCCTAACGGCCTTAGGAAAGTAGCTAATGCGATAAATATCCCTGCTCTTATACCAGCATCAACTTCACTGATACCAAAATTTTGTACTAAGAAATTAGGTAAAAACAATCCAAAAGCTACAAATGAACCAAATGTAATAAAATACCAAAGTGATAAATAATATAACCTTAAATCTTTCATCAATATTTTATATTGTTTAACTAAAGGCACTTTAATTTTGGGTTCTTTACTGTCACCTAATAAAAACATAAAAATTGCAAAAAGTACTATGACGATTAAATAACCTCTAACTGTTGATTGCCAACCTATGATACCAGCAATCGGAGGCGCTAAGAATGAAGAAATGGCAGTTCCTATATTCCCCATCCCATATATACCATTTGCTAATCCTACGCGCTCTTTTGGAAAATATTTAGGTATAGATGTCACACCTACTGAAAATACAGCACCACCTACGCCAAGAAAGAAACCTGATGCCATTAACATCTTAGGTGATTGTGCATGGCTTAGAAAGTAAATCGGAAATAATAATATAATAAAACTACAAAAGAATACCCATTTCGCACCAATAATATTTGTTAAATAACCAAAAGGCACTCTTAAAATAGAACCTAATATAACAGGAATAGCTAAAATAATAGAAAGTTGGCTGCTTGTTATATGTACATCCTGAGAGATAAAAGGCATTAATGGCGCAATAATACTCCATGCCATGAACCCTACAACAAGACTTAAAGACTGCAATGTTAGTTGAAAACCACCACTTGCTTTGTTCATTCATTTCACCTTCAATTTATAATTTTTTGATAAATTAGGCCAGTATTTGGATATAGTTGAAGTGCTGTATTTCTATATAACAATTATAATTATTAGCACCGGCGTGATATGAGTAAGTATAAACGTTTCTATTAGCAGAATACTGGCCACATTTTCATTATAAAATCTTTGTGAAAAATTGAACATAAGGATTATCCCTTAACAAATACAGGAATTTCCCTACTTAATTAAAGGAATTTTATATAAGCAAAATATACTTCTAAATTTAAGTTATTCACCGACTCCTCCTTGTATTTAATAAGTTCTAATCAACAAGAAAGAGCTAACCTACGCCTGAATATTTTAGGCAATTAAGTTAGCTCTTTTATATAAGTACTACTTTAAAAATCAATCAATTTTTTCTTCATGGCATATTCTACTAATTCTGGCTTTGATTTTAATTCTAATTTTTGCATGATAT
This window harbors:
- the rsp gene encoding AraC family transcriptional regulator Rsp, whose protein sequence is MNSTTLCIHEFLNTHTQRCIHQVILLFSLNNKLDVTLNGHQISAENHIIIINHNDLYHISDSEQVVEMCIPVQQFTKTIKSFFNFYYNYKLLNSNEYLKFQILTMIQQLSQCGPTEPPILNEIITIINKEAKIEHDFTYVPSICTENTLLNDITEFIKAHVTQSLSSKDVSSTFYISAPYISILFKKYLGISFKHYITSLKIALSLADLIQTKHAIYHISEHYGFNHYSNYIHQFKFFLNMTPNEFRKSIHASHQNNIVLINNDLDRFKPQIDLITKEKPVSSNQLQIDTKRLNFKDLAKPPTIFIHIDSLMDIIQSDFNSKFSFKDLTDAYVLINNIKNLSLENLSLTGMIDFVDSLFSDYIGIALRIKSMTQFDFVESLILQFLKFKPKYAKYQQNYNFLILFDTSHLSLNEVNRLYIKIKNLNFNIKMAITIEGVINQVNSLKNAFTLLHRFNFDYHFIDIEQAQVRNLLNKKGEGFNNSMSYYDYFSKVIKASHIDTSKFVYTKLTKQCFKFYEESHPLEIADLMCHILILLNRGCGVGYELMRKEKADVALMNSHGIYEPLMYIYQFIRHFIGKPVSIHKNFIILKEKEEIHLLLFNSINRRTSPKEVLNLSLKQTILNSKVTLFIQTLNREHGFIDYALPPSFNDIYIERSLLRYIEQSTIPKAEIRQFTEFKNSLEFILHHDELKYIRILPS
- a CDS encoding DUF4889 domain-containing protein → MKSSKVFAITISALMLIIATVLIIMMLSSGQKETYYGYMKNETTADKIISEKNHKIENDVKLPAESGFSPKKGDFVKLIKAEGDGAFSKMEVVDHDDIPHGLMMKIHDMDNKKGM
- a CDS encoding DUF3139 domain-containing protein, with amino-acid sequence MKTFFKIIGLLVLSLIIAIVFFFGMRTYQGHKNLELVDHYMDEQNLTEKIESEKTLYSAKKGLYYKQVKFKDDSEHTYTVQPISTFKGILVQGFDSETNKNIKDAKHNEFKEDYKPKDK
- a CDS encoding MarR family winged helix-turn-helix transcriptional regulator, with product MEEKDSYLERQLCFLFYVSSKEIIKKYTSYLKEFDLTYTGYIVLLAIKVDEKLNIKTLGERVYLDSGTLTPLLKKLEKKGYVTRTREIDDERNLQIALTEKGANVKEPLSKISKRVFSEFDMDMDEAINLKETLQHFVNKHFSKDI
- a CDS encoding Hsp20/alpha crystallin family protein; amino-acid sequence: MIQSTNNLTKDLLESLVSDHHNFKVTVYQAHDSYTVEAELPGYQKDDITINFEHKTLTILAKRSSDLEQQGTYLINERNSNKQSRQFIFKHIDTNKIKASMNDGILTINLPIKQTKTQISID
- a CDS encoding Hsp20/alpha crystallin family protein — its product is MAFDKKTYNNPFFEGDATELFRDFGRQFFENFPETSSIKSDVRELDRAFIIEAELPGFKKENISLQFENDTLTIEGKQSNNTKEQEENVRILHQERVYSDVKRQYPFDNIDETAIKASFENGILNVTLPKKDQEEQSASNIQID
- a CDS encoding NarK/NasA family nitrate transporter, encoding MNKASGGFQLTLQSLSLVVGFMAWSIIAPLMPFISQDVHITSSQLSIILAIPVILGSILRVPFGYLTNIIGAKWVFFCSFIILLFPIYFLSHAQSPKMLMASGFFLGVGGAVFSVGVTSIPKYFPKERVGLANGIYGMGNIGTAISSFLAPPIAGIIGWQSTVRGYLIVIVLFAIFMFLLGDSKEPKIKVPLVKQYKILMKDLRLYYLSLWYFITFGSFVAFGLFLPNFLVQNFGISEVDAGIRAGIFIALATFLRPLGGVLGDKFNAVTLLICDFILMIIGAITLGLSDHILLFTIGCLLISMCAGVGNGLIFKLVPTYFGKEAGSANGIVSMMGGLGGFFPPLVIAYVTSITGTSHFSFILLAIFGVIALVTMIHIMKREKLNPTL